The sequence GAAGCAACAGGTGGTGGGCTATGGCGAGCGCACCATGCAGGACATCGTTGATGCCTATGTGAACCCCGATCTGCCGCCCGAGGAATGGGATCTGGGTCGCCTGGTGGCCAAGGTCAAGGAGTTCGTTTATCTCCTGGAAGATCTGAAGCCTGAGCAGCTCAGTGGCCTATCGGTTGATGAGCTCAAGGCTTTCTTGCAGGAACAGCTCCGCAACGCTTACGACATCAAAGAGGGCCAGGTTGAGCAGCAGCGCCCGGGCCTGATGCGTGAGGCTGAGCGCTTCTTCATCCTTCAGCAGATTGACACCCTCTGGCGTGAACATCTGCAGGCCATGGATGCCCTGCGCGAGTCGGTGGGTCTAAGGGCCATCGGCCAGAAGGACCCGCTGATTGAGTACAAAAACGAGGGCTATGACATGTTCCTCGAGATGATGACGGGCATGCGCCGCAACGTCATCTATTCGATGTTCATGTTCCAGCCCGCTCCCTCTGGCGCTGAGGCCTCGGCTTAATCAATTGGTGGTTCCTGGGTTGTCCCCCAGGAACTCCAGGATCTCGCGGTCCTTGAGGTTCTGTGCGGCGGCAGCCGCGCAGGGCTCCTCCAGCGGCTTGCCCGCGGCCAAGCTCCGCAGGCAGTCCTGCGCGCGGGTGAGCTCCGTTTCCAGAGCATCGATCCGTTCCATCAGGTTGCGGATCACCCCAGCCTCTGCGTCGGGAAGGGCTGAGTGCGCCAGGGGATTGACGCGAACCCCGCTTTGGTGGACCACCCGTCCTGGAACGCCCACCACGGTGCTGTCCGGTGCGACATCGCGTAGGACGACCGATCCAGCTCCGATACGTGTGTTGGCTCCCACCTCGATGGCGCCAAGGACCTTGGCTCCGGCGCCGACCACGACGTTCTCCGCGAGGGAAGGGTGGCGCTTCCCATGGGCCTTGCCGGTGCCTCCGAGGGTGACTCCTTGGTAGAGCAGGCAGTTGTTGCCCACCACGGCCGTCTCGCCGATCACGACACCCATGCCGTGGTCAATGAAGACCCCACGGCCGATCCGGGCTCCAGGGTGAATCTCGATGCCGGTCAGCCAGCGGCCCAGTTGGCTAAGTAGGCGTGCCGGAAGTGGAGCCACCCCCCAGAGTCGGTGACTGAGGCGGTGCAAGGTCAGGGCATGCAGCCCTGGATAGCAGAACAGCATCTCCAACGTGCCACGTGCCGCCGGATCCCGTTCCTTGATGATCGCCAGGTCGGCTCGTAGCGCGTTCAGCATCGTTCCATCTTGCTGAGCAAGAGTTTGACCGAGGGGCCCTCGGTCATGCATGATCTCTTGGCCGGCGGTTGAGCCGCGGCGATTGCGGATGTAGCTCAGTGGTAGAGCATCTCCTTGCCAAGGAGAGGGTCGAGAGTTCGAATCTCTTCATCCGCTTGTGAATCAGATCGTGGCTGCAGCGTCAGCCAAGAATTTGAGTGTTGATTTCTCCCTGAAGTCTGCGCTTAGCCAGTGAGTAGTCCGATTTCCTTGCGGAGCTGATCAATCGTCGCTGTCCCCAGATAGC is a genomic window of Synechococcus sp. A10-1-5-1 containing:
- the cysE gene encoding serine O-acetyltransferase, whose protein sequence is MLNALRADLAIIKERDPAARGTLEMLFCYPGLHALTLHRLSHRLWGVAPLPARLLSQLGRWLTGIEIHPGARIGRGVFIDHGMGVVIGETAVVGNNCLLYQGVTLGGTGKAHGKRHPSLAENVVVGAGAKVLGAIEVGANTRIGAGSVVLRDVAPDSTVVGVPGRVVHQSGVRVNPLAHSALPDAEAGVIRNLMERIDALETELTRAQDCLRSLAAGKPLEEPCAAAAAQNLKDREILEFLGDNPGTTN